In Cucurbita pepo subsp. pepo cultivar mu-cu-16 chromosome LG04, ASM280686v2, whole genome shotgun sequence, the following are encoded in one genomic region:
- the LOC111792239 gene encoding probable polygalacturonase isoform X2 — MRFGTSIHGGRFNNKRIEFKRCNPGFISTYWTMFTVFWIMAVASMLLWQCTIDDEFLFHRSVPFRPFPRTRPVAFNLTDFGGVGDGVTLNTVAFANAIYAISKWRARGGGQLNVPPGRWLTAPFNLTSHMTLFLDQDAVILGIQDEKYWPLMPPLPSYGYGREHAGPRYGSLIHGQNLIDVVITGNNGTINGQGQTWWKKFRQKLLNHTRGPLVQIMWSRNILISNITLRDSPFWTLHPYDCKNVTIQNVTILAPIHDAPNTDGIDPDSCEDMLIEDCYISVGDDGIAIKSGWDQYGIAYGQPSRNIRIRNVVVQSMVSAGISIGSEMSGGVSGITIENVVVWNSRRGVRIKTAPGRGGYVKDITYRNLTLDVVRIGIVVKTDYNEHPDEGHDPKAVPVLKDISFTSIHGQGVRVPVRMHGSEDIPVPVHLNGHGCSSFNLQVAEFGGGGAVKKMDVGKVGWIDWQFVLKVSSNHRLS; from the exons ATGAGGTTTGGGACCTCAATTCACGGTGGGCGGTTCAACAACAAGAGGATCGAGTTCAAGCGATGCAATCCGGGCTTCATCTCCACGTACTGGACGATGTTTACAGTGTTCTGGATCATGGCGGTGGCTTCGATGTTGCTCTGGCAGTGCACTATTGATGATGAGTTCCTTTTCCACCGGAGTGTCCCGTTCAGACCGTTTCCGAGGACGCGGCCTGTTGCGTTTAATTTGACGGATTTTGGAGGAGTGGGCGATGGGGTCACTTTGAATACCGTGGCCTTCGCGAACGCCATTTATGCCATTTCGAAGTGGCGGGCCAGAGGCGGCGGACAGCTTAATGTTCCTCCTGGCCGTTGGCTTACGGCTCCCTTTAATCTCACTAGTCATATGACTTTGTTTCTCGATCAAGATGCTGTTATATTGGGGATTCAG GATGAAAAATATTGGCCACTGATGCCTCCTTTGCCTTCCTATGGGTACGGAAGGGAGCATGCTGGACCTCGTTACGGGAGTTTGATCCATGGTCAAAATCTCATAGATGTCGTGATAACAG GGAATAATGGTACCATAAATGGACAGGGTCAAACATGGTGGAAGAAATTTCGCCAAAAACTTCTGAACCACACAAGGGGTCCCCTTGTTCAGATCATGTGGTCAAGGAATATTTTGATCAGCAATATAACTTTGCGCGACTCtccattttggactcttcatCCATACGACTGTAAGAACGTTACTATCCAGAATGTTACGATCTTGGCTCCGATACATGATGCACCAAATACAGATGGAATAGATCCTG ATTCATGTGAAGATATGTTGATTGAGGATTGTTACATAAGTGTGGGAGACGATGGCATTGCAATCAAGAGTGGATGGGATCAGTATGGCATTGCTTATGGGCAACCCTCGAGAAATATACGAATCCGAAACGTCGTTGTTCAATCTATGGTTAG TGCTGGGATATCGATCGGTAGCGAGATGTCAGGTGGCGTATCAGGCATCACCATAGAGAATGTCGTGGTGTGGAACTCCAGGCGAGGTGTTCGGATCAAGACTGCTCCAGGGAGAGGAGGATATGTGAAAGACATTACTTATCGAAATCTGACCCTCGACGTTGTACGTATTGGGATTGTCGTAAAGACAGACTACAACGAACACCCTGACGAAGGACATGACCCAAAGGCAGTTCCAGTGCTGAAGGACATAAGCTTCACGAGCATCCATGGGCAGGGAGTTCGAGTGCCCGTTCGAATGCACGGAAGCGAAGACATTCCA GTTCCAGTTCATTTGAATGGCCATGGCTGTTCTTCATTCAACTTGCAGGTAGCAGAGTTTGGTGGTGGTGGGGCTGTGAAAAAGATGGATGTTGGCAAAGTGGGATGGATTGATTGGCAATTTGTACTGAAAGTGAGCTCAAATCATAGGCTTTCTTGA
- the LOC111792239 gene encoding probable polygalacturonase isoform X1, which yields MRFGTSIHGGRFNNKRIEFKRCNPGFISTYWTMFTVFWIMAVASMLLWQCTIDDEFLFHRSVPFRPFPRTRPVAFNLTDFGGVGDGVTLNTVAFANAIYAISKWRARGGGQLNVPPGRWLTAPFNLTSHMTLFLDQDAVILGIQDEKYWPLMPPLPSYGYGREHAGPRYGSLIHGQNLIDVVITGNNGTINGQGQTWWKKFRQKLLNHTRGPLVQIMWSRNILISNITLRDSPFWTLHPYDCKNVTIQNVTILAPIHDAPNTDGIDPDSCEDMLIEDCYISVGDDGIAIKSGWDQYGIAYGQPSRNIRIRNVVVQSMVSAGISIGSEMSGGVSGITIENVVVWNSRRGVRIKTAPGRGGYVKDITYRNLTLDVVRIGIVVKTDYNEHPDEGHDPKAVPVLKDISFTSIHGQGVRVPVRMHGSEDIPVRNVTFRDMSVGITYKKKQIFQCAFVQGQVIGTIFPAPCVNLDRYDEHERLIKRSASQNATDIDYEF from the exons ATGAGGTTTGGGACCTCAATTCACGGTGGGCGGTTCAACAACAAGAGGATCGAGTTCAAGCGATGCAATCCGGGCTTCATCTCCACGTACTGGACGATGTTTACAGTGTTCTGGATCATGGCGGTGGCTTCGATGTTGCTCTGGCAGTGCACTATTGATGATGAGTTCCTTTTCCACCGGAGTGTCCCGTTCAGACCGTTTCCGAGGACGCGGCCTGTTGCGTTTAATTTGACGGATTTTGGAGGAGTGGGCGATGGGGTCACTTTGAATACCGTGGCCTTCGCGAACGCCATTTATGCCATTTCGAAGTGGCGGGCCAGAGGCGGCGGACAGCTTAATGTTCCTCCTGGCCGTTGGCTTACGGCTCCCTTTAATCTCACTAGTCATATGACTTTGTTTCTCGATCAAGATGCTGTTATATTGGGGATTCAG GATGAAAAATATTGGCCACTGATGCCTCCTTTGCCTTCCTATGGGTACGGAAGGGAGCATGCTGGACCTCGTTACGGGAGTTTGATCCATGGTCAAAATCTCATAGATGTCGTGATAACAG GGAATAATGGTACCATAAATGGACAGGGTCAAACATGGTGGAAGAAATTTCGCCAAAAACTTCTGAACCACACAAGGGGTCCCCTTGTTCAGATCATGTGGTCAAGGAATATTTTGATCAGCAATATAACTTTGCGCGACTCtccattttggactcttcatCCATACGACTGTAAGAACGTTACTATCCAGAATGTTACGATCTTGGCTCCGATACATGATGCACCAAATACAGATGGAATAGATCCTG ATTCATGTGAAGATATGTTGATTGAGGATTGTTACATAAGTGTGGGAGACGATGGCATTGCAATCAAGAGTGGATGGGATCAGTATGGCATTGCTTATGGGCAACCCTCGAGAAATATACGAATCCGAAACGTCGTTGTTCAATCTATGGTTAG TGCTGGGATATCGATCGGTAGCGAGATGTCAGGTGGCGTATCAGGCATCACCATAGAGAATGTCGTGGTGTGGAACTCCAGGCGAGGTGTTCGGATCAAGACTGCTCCAGGGAGAGGAGGATATGTGAAAGACATTACTTATCGAAATCTGACCCTCGACGTTGTACGTATTGGGATTGTCGTAAAGACAGACTACAACGAACACCCTGACGAAGGACATGACCCAAAGGCAGTTCCAGTGCTGAAGGACATAAGCTTCACGAGCATCCATGGGCAGGGAGTTCGAGTGCCCGTTCGAATGCACGGAAGCGAAGACATTCCAGTAAGAAATGTGACATTCAGGGATATGTCAGTGGGAATAacatacaaaaagaaacaaatattcCAATGTGCATTTGTTCAAGGACAAGTTATAGGAACCATCTTCCCTGCTCCTTGTGTCAACCTCGACCGTTACGACGAGCATGAACGACTAATTAAACGCTCGGCTTCTCAAAATGCAACAGATATCGACTACGAGTTTTGA
- the LOC111792259 gene encoding photosystem I chlorophyll a/b-binding protein 6, chloroplastic isoform X1, which translates to MALSISSAALSTIPISRESSHTHHRALNFPGKFPKYNLRRGSTHLKAAKSGVSSVCEPLPPDRPLWFPGSTPPEWLDGSLPGDFGFDPLGLGSDPELLKWFAQAELMHARWAMLAVAGILLPEWFESLGLIQNFSWYDAGTREYFADPMTLLVAQLGLMGWVEGRRWADMVNPGSVDVDLKLPHKKRPTPDVGYPGGFWFDPMMWGRGSPEPVMVLRTKEIKNGRLAMLAFVGLWFQAIYTGQGPLENLAAHVADPGHCNIFSAFSSGGI; encoded by the exons ATGGCCCTCTCTATTTCTTCCGCTGCGCTCTCAACAATCCCAATCAG CAGAGAATCATCCCACACCCACCACAGAGCACTTAATTTCCCCGGAAAATTCCCAAAATACAATCTCCGGCGAGGTTCTACTCATCTGAAAGCTGCAAAATCCGGCGTATCTAGCGTCTGTGAACCGCTCCCTCCAGATCGACCCCTCTGGTTCCCCGGCAGCACCCCCCCTGAGTGGCTCGACGGCAG TCTTCCCGGCGATTTCGGCTTCGACCCACTTGGATTGG GATCCGACCCAGAGCTCCTAAAATGGTTCGCACAAGCGGAGCTAATGCACGCGAGATGGGCAATGCTCGCAGTGGCCGGAATCCTCCTCCCCGAATGGTTCGAAAGCTTAGGACTGATTCAAAATTTCTCCTGGTACGACGCCGGAACGCGAGAATACTTTGCAGACCCGATGACATTGCTGGTGGCTCAATTGGGTCTAATGGGGTGGGTTGAGGGGCGGCGGTGGGCGGACATGGTTAACCCAGGAAGCGTCGACGTGGACCTCAAACTACCTCACAAGAAAAGGCCAACACCGGACGTGGGCTACCCCGGCGGGTTCTGGTTCGACCCGATGATGTGGGGCAGGGGATCGCCGGAGCCGGTCATGGTGCTGCGGACTAAGGAGATCAAGAACGGGCGGCTGGCGATGCTGGCGTTTGTCGGACTGTGGTTTCAGGCTATTTATACAGGGCAAGGTCCGCTGGAGAATCTCGCCGCCCACGTTGCCGATCCCGGCCACTGCAACATCTTCTCG GCATTCAGCTCCGGTGGAATTTGA
- the LOC111792259 gene encoding photosystem I chlorophyll a/b-binding protein 6, chloroplastic isoform X2 yields MALSISSAALSTIPIRESSHTHHRALNFPGKFPKYNLRRGSTHLKAAKSGVSSVCEPLPPDRPLWFPGSTPPEWLDGSLPGDFGFDPLGLGSDPELLKWFAQAELMHARWAMLAVAGILLPEWFESLGLIQNFSWYDAGTREYFADPMTLLVAQLGLMGWVEGRRWADMVNPGSVDVDLKLPHKKRPTPDVGYPGGFWFDPMMWGRGSPEPVMVLRTKEIKNGRLAMLAFVGLWFQAIYTGQGPLENLAAHVADPGHCNIFSAFSSGGI; encoded by the exons ATGGCCCTCTCTATTTCTTCCGCTGCGCTCTCAACAATCCCAATCAG AGAATCATCCCACACCCACCACAGAGCACTTAATTTCCCCGGAAAATTCCCAAAATACAATCTCCGGCGAGGTTCTACTCATCTGAAAGCTGCAAAATCCGGCGTATCTAGCGTCTGTGAACCGCTCCCTCCAGATCGACCCCTCTGGTTCCCCGGCAGCACCCCCCCTGAGTGGCTCGACGGCAG TCTTCCCGGCGATTTCGGCTTCGACCCACTTGGATTGG GATCCGACCCAGAGCTCCTAAAATGGTTCGCACAAGCGGAGCTAATGCACGCGAGATGGGCAATGCTCGCAGTGGCCGGAATCCTCCTCCCCGAATGGTTCGAAAGCTTAGGACTGATTCAAAATTTCTCCTGGTACGACGCCGGAACGCGAGAATACTTTGCAGACCCGATGACATTGCTGGTGGCTCAATTGGGTCTAATGGGGTGGGTTGAGGGGCGGCGGTGGGCGGACATGGTTAACCCAGGAAGCGTCGACGTGGACCTCAAACTACCTCACAAGAAAAGGCCAACACCGGACGTGGGCTACCCCGGCGGGTTCTGGTTCGACCCGATGATGTGGGGCAGGGGATCGCCGGAGCCGGTCATGGTGCTGCGGACTAAGGAGATCAAGAACGGGCGGCTGGCGATGCTGGCGTTTGTCGGACTGTGGTTTCAGGCTATTTATACAGGGCAAGGTCCGCTGGAGAATCTCGCCGCCCACGTTGCCGATCCCGGCCACTGCAACATCTTCTCG GCATTCAGCTCCGGTGGAATTTGA
- the LOC111793677 gene encoding uncharacterized protein LOC111793677: protein MGTASEIVAKLNLKPHPEGGFYSETFRDKSVHLSKSHLPPEYKVDREVSTCIYFLVPSGCISALHRIPCAETWHFYSGEPLTILELNEEDGRVKLTCLGSDFIGSNHLLQYTVPPNVWFGSFPTKDFNISADGTVTKAAPRDSENHYSLVGCSCAPAFQFEDFELAKRSDLVSRFPDSAPFVSLLTLDA from the exons ATGGGTACTGCATCAGAAATTGTTGcgaaattgaatttgaaaccTCATCCAGAAGGCGGTTTTTACTCTGAAACTTTCAGAGACAAGTCCGTTCATCTCTCCAAATCTCATCTCCCACCGGAGT ACAAGGTTGATCGAGAGGTCAGCACGTGCATATACTTTTTGGTGCCGTCTGGATGCATTTCTGCTCTTCATCGGATTCCATGTGCAGAAACTTGGCATTTTTACTCAGGAGAACCTCTTACG ATTCTGGAGTTGAATGAAGAGGACGGTCGAGTCAAATTGACTTGTCTTGGGTCTGATTTCATTGGAAGCAATCATTTACTTCAGTATACAGTGCCTCCTAATGTCTGGTTTGGTTCTTTTCCAACCAAGGATTTCAATATTTCTGCAGATGGGACTGTGACTAAAGCTGCTCCAAGGGACTCTGAGAATCACTACTCACTTGTGGGCTGCAGCTGTGCACCTGCTTTCCAGTTTGAGGACTTCGAATTGGCTAAACGTTCTGACCTTGTTTCTCGTTTTCCCGATAGTGCGCCTTTCGTCTCTTTGCTCACGCTAGATGCCTGA
- the LOC111793098 gene encoding uncharacterized protein LOC111793098 yields MGILNWMKGKKPNGKKGKITTSNSIKDETVHKTHSEEFTSWPRVFLAIGTFGDDYLNQAQTKRFQENPSSPLQQHLQDLTPEELRKLHKEFNLLLDEHLKQMDPSLAFEVSKHCSSNIFPTRQLSFESDITKNEPYSDELIDESESFKHVILSKGKDMGMEANDTTLIGKRTLSLLLKKIFVCGGGIAPAAVAPPLRTRTLELKIEKMLRTILHKKIYPQSSNVQTSSMKKYLRKKNKQKDKSEDEKDDKTGDGIKWVQTDSEYIVLEI; encoded by the exons ATGGGG ATATTGAATTGGatgaaagggaagaagccTAATGGCAAAAAGGGCAAAATAACAACTTCAAATTCAATCAAGG ATGAAACAGTTCATAAAACTCACTCAGAAGAATTCACCAGCTGGCCTCGTGTGTTTCTGGCGATCGGAACCTTTGGAGATGATTATCTGAACCAAGCACAAACAAAAAGGTTTCAAGAGAATCCATCATCTCCCCTGCAACAACATCTTCAAGATCTTACACCAGAAGAATTAAGAAAACTTCACAAAGAGTTCAATCTGTTATTGGATGAACACCTTAAGCAAATGGACCCATCCTTGGCATTTGAAGTCAGCAAGCATTGTTCATCAAACATATTTCCTACCAGACAATTAAGCTTCGAATCAGACATAACAAAAAATGAACCATATTCGGACGAGTTAATTGACGAAAGCGAGAGTTTCAAGCATGTCATACTCAGTAAAGGCAAGGATATGGGTATGGAAGCTAATGACACTACACTTATTGGCAAAAGAACTTTATCTCTCCTTCTCAAGAAAATTTTCGTCTGTGGAGGCGGTATCGCACCAGCTGCAGTTGCTCCTCCTCTGAGAACCCGAACTTTGGAGTTGAAAATAGAGAAG ATGTTGAGGACAATACTCCATAAGAAGATATACCCTCAAAGCTCCAATGTCCAAACATCATCCATGAAGAAGTACCtgaggaagaaaaacaagcaaaaagataaaagtgaAGACGAAAAAGATGACAAGACTGGCGATGGAATTAAATGGGTCCAGACTGATTCCGAAT ATATCGTTTTAGAAATCTGA